ACAAATAGTTGCATCAAAAGCTTTAATTTTGTCTGCTTTGATGTATGATCTCAGTCCTTTACTTCCTTCTGGATTGCTTCAGTACTTCCTTTGAAATTGGAAAATTGCATTGAGCGTGTGTGGTGATACATTCTGTGTGTAACAAAATCACGTGTTTATGAGGAATCATTTAATTACTTGTTCATCAGGCAGGTATAGACATAGTAGGAACAGGTTCTGGAAACATATAACATGACACTAGGTAGGATCTCATTGTggcatcaattttttttgtcgaCATTTATCTGAATTTCTGAACCCTATTCTTTTTGTTCAATCAGAGAGAAATTGGCAGGACATTATGGTGCAGAGTTCAACTCTTTGCGGGCATTTGAGGACAGGGTATTCAATGAGACCAGCAGCATTGATGATTATATTTCTAAAATATCAACGAAGATGGCTATTTTGGAGCGACCGCAGTCTTCTTCAGGTATGCAGCATCAAGGGCAGATGGGAAATCAAACGAGGCTGCCTACTACAGTTATGCAAGAACAGCCACAGCCACAGCAGCAGCCGCATTTGATGTCAAATAATCATCACCAAACACATGGAGGATGGCAGAGCAATGTTGCAAGGGTACAGATGATCACTGGTGTTGGAGAAGTGAATTGGAGGGAGGAAATGTTTCAGAAGATCAGCGTTTTAAAGAACTCTTTCTTTTCCGAGCTTACGGATTTTGACCGTTTACTTCACAATTGCCAAAAAACAGAAGAACAGTTGCAGTCACTACCTAAAAAGCAAGCTGACCAATACAAGCGGATAACAAAGCTCAAGGATGCGGTTAGGAGTGCTCTGGATTTATTGCAGCTCCAGAAGAGCAGCATCGATGAAGGCATGAAGGTGAAATTCTGCAAGTACGAAAGCTCCATACATAGCCTACTCAGATTCTACAGGGAAACAAAAGCTAAAATTAATGAGATGAATGCAAATCGTCATAACAATCAGCAAGAGCAACCTGCAGGCCTGCCGAGGCAAAGAATTACTGACAGAACTCCATCGTCAGCTCGTCGGCAAAACCGCAATGACAACGTGATAGGCCAATCAGAGGATAAATTGCGATGCAGGGTTGAATCAGTTGTAGCCAAGAAGAAGCCCATCGACCGCCTAATCAACGCTCTGCGGCACAGTGTAGAGGATGACCGTACGGACGTCAAGAGGCAGAAAACACGGCATGTTAACAGTGCCCTGGCGAACGAGATCGACGCCATGAACGCCAAGCTGATCGATACCGTGGTTAGAATCGCCGGTGAGAAAGATGGTGGGACAGAGATTGAATTCAGCTACACTGCAGTGTCTCTTGCACTAGACATGAAGCAGCTATTTGC
This genomic window from Oryza sativa Japonica Group chromosome 12, ASM3414082v1 contains:
- the LOC4351882 gene encoding uncharacterized protein is translated as MAAAGGGSLLDQSRHAMRSWVLKNIEKLAGHYGAEFNSLRAFEDRVFNETSSIDDYISKISTKMAILERPQSSSGMQHQGQMGNQTRLPTTVMQEQPQPQQQPHLMSNNHHQTHGGWQSNVARVQMITGVGEVNWREEMFQKISVLKNSFFSELTDFDRLLHNCQKTEEQLQSLPKKQADQYKRITKLKDAVRSALDLLQLQKSSIDEGMKVKFCKYESSIHSLLRFYRETKAKINEMNANRHNNQQEQPAGLPRQRITDRTPSSARRQNRNDNVIGQSEDKLRCRVESVVAKKKPIDRLINALRHSVEDDRTDVKRQKTRHVNSALANEIDAMNAKLIDTVVRIAGEKDGGTEIEFSYTAVSLALDMKQLFAAYGTSPVKPVKLFVPADYPRSSPVVSNNNDDGDEQRRGMFGEISGMVSAAFHCALRELPPSMSVKQMASEWNSCVQMIMKKFAIRHGGGTFSSRHGQWMDCTVE